TGGTGTTTGATGATTTTGGTTCCACGGGTGAAGCGTCTGTAACAGCTTACGGTTTTCCCGAAGGTGCCAATATCAGATTTCGGATCACGGGTGGTACCGGGTTTGCAACGGCAGATGGCGCTGCAACCTGGAAGGTATCGACGGATAAGGCCGGCGATGTGATGATGGTAGCTGAAGATGATATGGGTAATGCGACTGCCCCATTGATGATTTCGTTTATGAATCCAGCTCCTTATCTGACAGCGGATAACGCTGATGTTGTTATTCCGGCTGGCGGAGAGGTGATGGTGACTGTCACAGCGACTGGTCTGGGTGCAGATATCAGTTGGACTGTCAGTGAAGTAACCGGTACAGCTACGGTTGATATTGATACTGATGGTGCGACTGCGATGTTGACCGCTATGGATTCTGATGATATATCCCTGACATCTACAGTGACGTTGATCGCCTCTGATGGTACGCTGATGACGGATCCGAAGACCATTACCTTCAGGAAGATGCCCGTAGTTGCAACAGATATGGCGGATGTCGAAGTTCCGCAGACTATGGTTGGCAGTGAGTCGTCAACGGTTGTGGCAACGGGCTTTGCTCCCGGTACTGAGGTTACGTTCAATGTCGAGGTAACGGGTGGTTCAGAGAACTATCTTACGCATTCGTCAGATGGCAATGTCCTGACTTTGACGGCTACTGGTACAGTGTCTGTGTCTGTAACGGCTACTGGCGCTGGCGTTACGACGTCTGCGGTTGCGGTGTCGTTTACACAGGCTTTGCCCGCTGCTCCTGCCAGTGTGGTTGTGCAGGATCAGGAAGGGGATAACGGTCACTATGTAATGGTGAGTTTTGCCAATTCGGCGAATCACGCTGATGTGAGTCAGTATCGCGTGTATCGCGAGATGATGGTGAATACCACGATGGATGCCGAAGGCAATGTGGTAACGACCGATACACCGATGGCAAAGTGGGTTCCCTGGGCTGTTATCGATGCGATGGACAATGATGATGAAGAAGGTATGACGCGCGCCGTTGTTCCGGTGACGGACAACAATGCGACGCGCTGGGGCGTCGCTGCCGAGAAGGGTATGTCTTCGGCAGAGATTACGCCTGCTGGCAAGCGCGTGTTCTCCAAGGAGAGCGTGCAACAGTTGGCTCAGTTCCTGGGTCTGGATCCCAATCTGGTTGTGACCGAGGATGAGCTTGCACAGATGTTTATGCCTTCTGCTGATTATATTAATGCGCTTATTGGCGACAGGAAGAATGTGGTGTTTGCGGCTCTGGATCCCGATTTGAGTGTTCTCATTGGTGGCAATCTGGCTGTTCCGCAGAATATCCGCACAGATGGACACGGTCCCATTGTTTCGTCTCCGATTACGGCGACGGAAGGTATGGTGGCTGCGATTGACGATACAGCCCCTGCTATGGTGACCGATCTTGCCGCTGATGCAGAGACCGGGATGGTTACCTGGACGATGTCCGCCGATGATGGTGGCATGGATGTGGTGACGTATCGCGGTCACGGAATTGTTATTCCGCATGTGACGAGCTACCTGGTCAGAGGTGGTGTCAGCGAAGATGCGATGCTCGATATCGGGCTTGCTCCCGCTGGTTCGAGCAGTTTCCAGGTTCCGGCTGCACTGATCGAGAGTCTGATTAATCAGGGTGTGCCCGCGGTGCTGGTGTCCGTGGTTGCAATGGACGGTACCAATATGACACCGAGTGTTCCGCTGGTGGTCGAGTTGATCCCGACGCGCAAGCCGTTTGTGGATTCAGACGGTGGCCCTGTTTATATCGTGAAGCTCGACAGGCACGGAGCTATGACGCCGCTGACGGTTGACTTTGAAGATTTTGTGGCCTTTACGATGGCGTTTAATACAGACGAGACGCACGAGAATTGGAGAGTCTTTGTTCAGGCTGACCTGAATGACGATAAGATGGTCAATTTCGATGACTTTATCCTGTTCTTTGGCTCTTATGGCAAGGAAGCGACAGGTCCGGCTGGCAAGTCTTTGATTCCGCCTCCTGGCGTGAATGAGGCAGCCGAGCTCTCGTTGCGTTTGGGCAGTGATCGCGTGGTGGTTGGCGAGACGATGTTCGTGGATGTGTCTATCGCCAATGTGCAGGCTCTGATGGGTTATGGGTTTGTGCTACACTACGATGCCGAGAAGTTCGAGTTTGTAGAGGCGATGCCGGCTGCTGAGGATTTGCTTCTGTCTTCAGGTGGCGAGACCCCGCTGTTGAGGAGTTGGCCGGAAGAGGCCGGGCAGGTTCACGTGATGAATGCGGTCGTGAATGGCTCGGAGGTTTCTGGCGGTGGCGATATTGTTCGGTTGGTGTTCCGCGTGTTGCGCGATTTTGAAGATGATGCGCGGTTCGAGATTGCCAACGGTCTGGTCTTTGATCCGCAGCAACTCGCCAATCCATTGATTGGCGGTGTGCTGGATATCCAGACGACGCCTACAGAGTTTGCACTGCTCCAGAATTTCCCCAATCCGTTTAACCCCGATACGACGATCGGGTATGAATTGGCCGAGTCTGCCGATGTGACGCTCCAGATTTACAATGTGGTGGGTCAGGTCGTGCGGACGCTGATTGCTGCTGAATCGCAGTCGGTTGGTCGTTACCAGGTCCGTTGGGACGGTATGGATGATCGTGGAATGCCGGTTTCGAGTGGTATTTATTTCTACCAGCTCTCGGCAGGGAAGTTCCAGGATGTGCGGAAGCTGATGCTGCTCAAGTAATTCGTTTTGGTAGGGGCGAAAGATTTTTCGCCCCTACCAATTTTCCCCTTAGAACTTACAAGGAGTAGTTTTCAGCGAAGGAGTCTTGCAAATGTTGATTAAAAAAGGATTGTTATTTTTTACTGCCCTTGCATTTCTCGCTTTTGCAGGCCAGGCCTCTGCAGGTCCCAATGCAAATGCGACGGTGACGATTGATTTGATTACCGATGGCGGGGCAGGCAATCAGATGGATGATGGCGTTCATTCTGGTAATGTTTCTGGAGAGGGCACAAAAATTGCCGTTGAGGTCTTCGCCAAGGGCGTGACCACGTCGCTGGTCGGTGTGAAGATCGAATTTGATTTTAAAGCCGAAGAGTTGAAGCTCGATAAGGTCGAGAATAGTGCGTTTCTGTTTTCTATTCCAGAGGCGACGGGTGTAAACTTCGCAGGTACTGCGCCTGTTACGCTGCCCGAGTCCGGTTTTATTGGACGGGCCGAGTTTTCTACTGTGGCGGATGTTACGGGTAAGGAATTTCACCTGGGCATTAAGGCGGTTACGCTTGCCGAAAGCGCGGCGTCTGCCGATGTCATCGCGCCAGAGATGATGGCGATGATGAGTACGATCAGTTTTAATGTCGCGCCCAAGCTGCAGACAGCTACGCCTGTTGTCCCGGTGCCGCGAGGTGGTATGGGGCAGGCCGTGGTGACGGCGGTGAATTTTCCCGCGGATGCGACGATTACTTTTGATGTGCAGATCGCTGGTGAGTTTAATATTGAGCAGAAGGTGGATGGTGCCACCCTGACGTTGACGGCGACTATCCCGGCAGTTGTGACTGTGACGGCGGGTGATGGTATGACCACAACCGATCCGATTACGATTGTATTTGCCGAGGTGAGGCTTCCCGCCCTGGATGCCGTTGTCGGCGATATGATGAATATGATGGATGATGGCATGCTGGCGGCCAGTGTTGGTGCCAATGAAGAGTTCGCTATTGAGGTGTTTGTAGGTGATGCCGAAGGTGGTGTTCTCTTTGGTGGTGCGAGTATAAAGCTCGTTATTGATCCGGCTGCTGCTGCGATGGTCACGGGTTTTGCGCCTGCTGAAGGTCTGACGCTGCTGGGTATGTCAAATGATAATCTTCAGGTCGATATTGGTTCTGAAGAGGGCGTGATGCTGGCCAATGGTGGCTATGTGGGTACGCTGAAGCTGATGACCGGTGCCGAGGAGATGTCTTTTTCAGTTGGCATTGAGTCGATGAACGTACTTCTCGGTTCTGGTGAAACCATGATGCTGCCTTATATTCCCGCTCCGGTGATGTACAATTTCGGTCCGCGGCTGGAGGTGTCTGCGCATATTGCGACTATTCCGCGCGGTGGCGAAGCGATGATTAAGATTACGGCGCTGGGCTTTGCCGAGGGTTCGAAGATTACCTTTTCGCATGAAGTAGAAGGTGCGGCTATGGTCGATGGCCACCCGGAAATGGATATGCAGAATGTCTATACGTTGACGGCGAGTGGTCTGGGTTCGGCTGTTGTCAAGGTGACGGCTTCCGATGGTATGTCTGCTGTTGAGGTGACTGTCCAGTTTGACGAGCAGGTGCCGATTGAGTTGTCGTCATTTGTCGGATCCGTGATCGAAGACCGCGTGGTGCTCAACTGGGCGACGGCTTCGCAGACCAATAATGCGGGTTTCCGCGTGCTTCGCAGCACGGATGGAGAGACCTACGAGGTGGTTAGCGAGCTTATCGCTGGTGCTGGTACGACCGATCAGCTGATGGATTATATGTTTGAGGATACCAGCCTTCCCGCTGCTGAGATCGTTTATTATGTTCTCGAGCAGATTGATCTGGATGGGACGGTGAACCGTTCTAATCCGATTGAGGTGCTGTTGGGCGCGCGTTTCACCCTGCCCACGGAATTTGCTTCGGCTGTTTATCCCAATCCGTTTAACCCGAGGACGACGATTTCCTACGATTTGCCCACTGATGCAGATGTGTCTGTCATCATTTACGATGCGATTGGGCAGGAGATTCGTCAACTCGTGAGTCAGCATTATACGGCGGGTCGCTATAGTGTCCAGTGGGATGCTAAGGACCAGATGGGCCGCAGCGTTGGTAGTGGCGTTTATATCGCCAAGATCAAAGCGGGTCCAAATACCGCGATCCAGAAGATGCTGCTGTTGAAGTAGGGGTGAGGCATGCCTCACCCGTGAGGACGGCGCCGATTCCTGGGACGGTGCCAAATTCAAAGGCCATTGGACGTTTTGTCCAGTGGCCTTTTTTTTGTTATTGCGAGATTGTACATGTGAAACTATATTCGAGCACTCTTACTTCTTACCTAAAAAAGGAGACGTAAATGGAGAAGGTGCGAATGGGCTTGATCGGGTGCGGTGGCAATATGGGCGGCCACCTCGGGCGGTTGATGAAGATGCAGGATGTGGAGGTTGTGGCGCTGGCAGATCCGAGTGAGGCGAGTTTTGCGCGGTTGTTCGCGCGCGTGCCAGAGGCAGAGGCGTTGCCGAGGTTTGCAGATCACAGGGAGATGCTGAATGAG
Above is a genomic segment from Gemmatimonadota bacterium containing:
- a CDS encoding T9SS type A sorting domain-containing protein; this encodes DGGMAMVMVSGQAEGADVMFAGEGVTENEDGMSATVSASTVSTATVTASVGDVMSNAVSIAFMASLHTETPTVVFDDFGSTGEASVTAYGFPEGANIRFRITGGTGFATADGAATWKVSTDKAGDVMMVAEDDMGNATAPLMISFMNPAPYLTADNADVVIPAGGEVMVTVTATGLGADISWTVSEVTGTATVDIDTDGATAMLTAMDSDDISLTSTVTLIASDGTLMTDPKTITFRKMPVVATDMADVEVPQTMVGSESSTVVATGFAPGTEVTFNVEVTGGSENYLTHSSDGNVLTLTATGTVSVSVTATGAGVTTSAVAVSFTQALPAAPASVVVQDQEGDNGHYVMVSFANSANHADVSQYRVYREMMVNTTMDAEGNVVTTDTPMAKWVPWAVIDAMDNDDEEGMTRAVVPVTDNNATRWGVAAEKGMSSAEITPAGKRVFSKESVQQLAQFLGLDPNLVVTEDELAQMFMPSADYINALIGDRKNVVFAALDPDLSVLIGGNLAVPQNIRTDGHGPIVSSPITATEGMVAAIDDTAPAMVTDLAADAETGMVTWTMSADDGGMDVVTYRGHGIVIPHVTSYLVRGGVSEDAMLDIGLAPAGSSSFQVPAALIESLINQGVPAVLVSVVAMDGTNMTPSVPLVVELIPTRKPFVDSDGGPVYIVKLDRHGAMTPLTVDFEDFVAFTMAFNTDETHENWRVFVQADLNDDKMVNFDDFILFFGSYGKEATGPAGKSLIPPPGVNEAAELSLRLGSDRVVVGETMFVDVSIANVQALMGYGFVLHYDAEKFEFVEAMPAAEDLLLSSGGETPLLRSWPEEAGQVHVMNAVVNGSEVSGGGDIVRLVFRVLRDFEDDARFEIANGLVFDPQQLANPLIGGVLDIQTTPTEFALLQNFPNPFNPDTTIGYELAESADVTLQIYNVVGQVVRTLIAAESQSVGRYQVRWDGMDDRGMPVSSGIYFYQLSAGKFQDVRKLMLLK
- a CDS encoding T9SS type A sorting domain-containing protein — its product is MLIKKGLLFFTALAFLAFAGQASAGPNANATVTIDLITDGGAGNQMDDGVHSGNVSGEGTKIAVEVFAKGVTTSLVGVKIEFDFKAEELKLDKVENSAFLFSIPEATGVNFAGTAPVTLPESGFIGRAEFSTVADVTGKEFHLGIKAVTLAESAASADVIAPEMMAMMSTISFNVAPKLQTATPVVPVPRGGMGQAVVTAVNFPADATITFDVQIAGEFNIEQKVDGATLTLTATIPAVVTVTAGDGMTTTDPITIVFAEVRLPALDAVVGDMMNMMDDGMLAASVGANEEFAIEVFVGDAEGGVLFGGASIKLVIDPAAAAMVTGFAPAEGLTLLGMSNDNLQVDIGSEEGVMLANGGYVGTLKLMTGAEEMSFSVGIESMNVLLGSGETMMLPYIPAPVMYNFGPRLEVSAHIATIPRGGEAMIKITALGFAEGSKITFSHEVEGAAMVDGHPEMDMQNVYTLTASGLGSAVVKVTASDGMSAVEVTVQFDEQVPIELSSFVGSVIEDRVVLNWATASQTNNAGFRVLRSTDGETYEVVSELIAGAGTTDQLMDYMFEDTSLPAAEIVYYVLEQIDLDGTVNRSNPIEVLLGARFTLPTEFASAVYPNPFNPRTTISYDLPTDADVSVIIYDAIGQEIRQLVSQHYTAGRYSVQWDAKDQMGRSVGSGVYIAKIKAGPNTAIQKMLLLK